In one window of Macadamia integrifolia cultivar HAES 741 chromosome 2, SCU_Mint_v3, whole genome shotgun sequence DNA:
- the LOC122064605 gene encoding uncharacterized protein LOC122064605, with protein MRALFWNIRGMKKAAGRATFSNILLAKHPDVVCLAEPMVEARSVFPNLDAELKAAKDDQENKLAKDGELLDCIPHILDDLDVRGLEAIPNDQEIKLAIWDLDPDSSPGPDDFSGAFFRHCWELIGFDVCRAVKNFFRLEPFLKESIIASWSSSRKWKVMVTRLSSLLPKLISEEQGTFQKNKVIQSNISLASELANLMFDCTRGGGMRIKIDIRKVFDTVSWSFLFQVLKKFGFPDTWIAWLHQILRSSRISVLLNRGPIGFFGVERGLRQDDIFFFLNGSIRYVRHFNDFLTKYQQFSDQQINLDKSKLFLGKMSLDRKQHISDTLGISICKFPTKYLGVKIFKGRVTREPLLPVMDKIKGRMAGWKGKLLSMVGRVELVRSVISDMPFHNFSVYWWPSSLLNIMERWMQNFIWSGDPETAKGVIINWDSIGKPKQEGGHGIRRLRDVNKALLCKQVWNIKHSTSALSNIINARFLRKNEELKKGYKSSTIWPGLRRMWSLVSH; from the exons ATGCGGGCCCTcttctggaatatcagagggatGAAGAAGGCTGCTGGTCGTGCAACCTTTAGCAACATTCTTCTAGCCAAGCACCCTGATGTGGTTTGTCTAGCAGAACCAATGGTGGAG GCAAGATCAGTGTTCCCAAACCTGGATGCGGAATTAAAAGCTGCAAAGGATGATCAAGAAAACAAGCTTGCAAAGGATGGAGAGCTCTTGGACTGCATTCCCCATATTCTTGACGACCTTGACGTTAGAGGATTGGAAGCCATCCCAAATGATCAAGAAATCAAGCTTGCAATATGGGACCTGGACCCTGACAGTTCTCCAGGCCCTGATGATTTCTCTGGTGCTTTCTTCAGACATTGTTGGGAGCTGATTGGTTTTGATGTTTGCCGTGCTGTGAAGAACTTTTTCAGACTGGAACCCTTCCTAAAGGAATCAATAATAGCTTCTTGGTCCTCATCGCGAAAATGGAAG GTTATGGTCACAaggctctcttctctcctccctaaaCTCATCTCGGAAGAGCAAGGCACCTTTCAGAAGAACAAGGTAATTCAGTCCAATATCAGCCTGGCTTCAGAGTTAGCTAACCTCATGTTTGACTGTacaagaggtggaggtatgAGGATAAAAATAGATATCCGGAAAGTCTTTGACACTGTTTCTTGGAGCTTTCTCTTCCAAGTCCTGAAAAAGTTTGGTTTTCCTGATACCTGGATTGCTTGGTTGCATCAAATTCTTCGTTCATCCAGAATTTCAGTGTTGCTTAACAGAGGTCCGATTGGGTTCTTTGGTGTTGAGCGAGGGCTGCGTCAGG atgatatcttcttctttttaaatggcTCCATCAGATACGTCAGACATTTCAATGACTTTCTTACAAAGTATCAGCAGTTTTCCGATCAACAAATCAACCTCGACAAGAGTAAACTTTTTCTGGGGAAGATGTCTCTAGATAGGAAGCAACACATCTCTGATACCCTTGGAATTTCCATCTGCaagttccctacaaaatatctgggagtgaaaattttcaagggtAGAGTCACTCGTGAACCACTCCTCCCGGTGATGGATAAGATTAAAGGAAGGATggctggttggaaaggaaagctcctatCCATGGTTGGTAGGGTGGAACTGGTTCGATCTGTTATATCTGATATGCCATTCCACAACTTCTCTGTATACTGGTGGCCTAGCTCTTTATTGAACatcatggagagatggatgcagAACTTCATTTGGAGTGGCGATCCTGAAACAGCCAAAGGAGTAATAATCAATTGGGACTCTATCGGTAAGCCTAAACAGGAAGGAGGGCATGGAATTAGGCGTCTGAGGGATGTCAACAAAGCTCTTCTCTGTAAGCAGGTATGGAATATAAAGCACTCAACATCAGCCCTGAGCAACATTATTAATGCTCGCTTTCTGAGGAAAAATGAGGAGCTTAAGAAGGGATATAAATCTTCCACAATTTGGCCAGGCCTTCGAAGAATGTGGTCTCTTGTCTCTCACTAA